The following are from one region of the Bacillus thuringiensis genome:
- a CDS encoding aspartate aminotransferase family protein encodes MEVSLLNNFEHLSPVWPHFTQIHVDYAKGPYIYDINGKEFLDFTSGIGVTNTGHCHPRIVNAIKHQAEKMLHAQATIFYNTPITKLSHKLCDLLPSELNCFFFSNSGSEAVESAIKLARHATKKTNIICFQGGYHGRTVGAMAVTTAKSIYRKFYQPLMPGVIVSPFPYEIGNNFDSDELTKRCLKELEHILLTQTSPEETAAMIIEPILGEGGYVIPPKSFIQGLREICDKYGILLIFDEIQTGFGRTGKLFAMEHFEVTPDILVIAKGLASGLPLSGIAASKELMSRWITGSHGGTYGGNILAAAAAIETINVLKEEDLVENSKKTGEIILNYLKGLQEIYPFISDVRGLGLMIACEFLDHEGLPDSKTAKRIRELCVERGLILLTCGTQDHVIRWIPPLIINKLHVQDAVSIFSSALLQYKEEKNE; translated from the coding sequence ATGGAAGTCTCTTTACTAAATAATTTTGAACATCTATCTCCAGTATGGCCACACTTTACTCAAATACATGTTGATTATGCAAAAGGTCCATATATATATGATATAAATGGAAAAGAATTTTTAGACTTTACTTCAGGTATAGGAGTTACCAATACTGGACATTGTCATCCGAGAATTGTAAATGCTATAAAACATCAAGCTGAAAAAATGCTACATGCACAAGCTACTATTTTTTATAATACACCCATCACAAAATTATCTCATAAACTTTGCGATTTACTTCCTAGTGAGTTAAACTGCTTTTTCTTTAGTAATAGTGGTAGTGAAGCGGTAGAAAGTGCAATAAAGTTAGCTCGTCATGCGACAAAAAAAACTAATATTATTTGTTTCCAAGGCGGATATCATGGGCGGACTGTAGGAGCAATGGCTGTTACTACAGCAAAAAGCATTTATAGGAAATTTTATCAACCATTAATGCCTGGGGTTATTGTTAGTCCATTTCCTTATGAAATTGGAAATAATTTTGACTCAGATGAATTAACAAAACGATGTTTAAAGGAATTAGAACATATTTTATTAACTCAAACTTCTCCAGAGGAAACTGCTGCAATGATTATAGAACCAATATTAGGAGAAGGTGGATATGTTATTCCGCCAAAGTCTTTTATTCAAGGTTTACGAGAAATTTGTGACAAATATGGAATTCTATTAATTTTTGATGAAATTCAAACTGGATTTGGACGAACAGGTAAATTATTTGCAATGGAGCACTTTGAAGTTACACCAGATATTTTAGTAATTGCAAAAGGTTTGGCATCAGGTTTACCTCTTAGTGGAATTGCTGCATCAAAAGAATTAATGAGTAGATGGATAACTGGTTCTCATGGTGGGACTTATGGTGGAAATATATTAGCAGCTGCAGCTGCAATAGAAACTATCAATGTCTTAAAAGAAGAGGACCTAGTGGAAAATTCAAAAAAAACAGGGGAGATTATACTTAATTATTTAAAAGGTCTTCAGGAAATTTATCCGTTCATTTCGGATGTACGAGGACTTGGTCTTATGATAGCATGTGAGTTTCTAGATCATGAAGGTCTTCCAGATTCAAAAACAGCTAAAAGGATTCGTGAGTTATGTGTTGAGAGGGGATTAATACTCTTGACATGCGGAACACAGGATCATGTTATTCGTTGGATTCCTCCATTAATCATAAATAAGTTACACGTACAAGATGCCGTATCAATATTTTCTTCTGCATTATTACAATATAAGGAAGAGAAAAATGAATAG
- a CDS encoding NAD(P)/FAD-dependent oxidoreductase: MNSHSDILIVGGGIIGASIAYYLSQNHVGKITLCEQSRPPGIGATSKSGGLLRMHHTNSFQSKLAWKSLQIYSKWNENIGGDCGFNKTGFAMIVSPEFKNEITHNVSMISEIGVPIKLLSPEEYKEIQPESSIEGIGLVAFEPHSGYADPIKTTHCFISKALENGVLLREGVRINKLIIQKEKAIGVETNIGSLYADNIIIANNVWATEILEKHNINLPLRSKQIGICFLSRVDSKVSTKLLTHIDDTIGTYFRPISEKEILIGMFHNQWDVDPNNKNSVPTLKNIAYTQNKIKKRLPFLENFFPIGGRVSFDGYTPDKHPIIGKCPQIENVYLAVGFSGGGFKIAPAVGEAVAKEILTKEKQPEIQPYQLERFFESKLIKGKYRYDYM, encoded by the coding sequence ATGAATAGTCATAGTGATATCTTGATAGTAGGTGGGGGCATAATTGGAGCAAGTATTGCATATTATTTATCTCAAAATCATGTAGGGAAAATAACTCTATGTGAACAATCACGACCACCAGGAATAGGGGCTACCAGTAAATCTGGCGGCCTTCTGAGAATGCATCATACAAACTCGTTTCAAAGTAAACTAGCTTGGAAAAGTTTACAAATTTATTCTAAATGGAATGAAAATATAGGTGGAGATTGCGGTTTTAATAAAACTGGTTTTGCAATGATTGTTAGCCCGGAATTTAAAAACGAAATTACACACAATGTAAGTATGATAAGTGAAATAGGCGTACCTATTAAACTGTTGTCTCCAGAAGAATATAAAGAAATACAACCTGAATCCTCTATTGAAGGAATAGGATTAGTAGCATTTGAACCACATAGTGGTTACGCAGATCCAATAAAAACTACTCATTGTTTTATAAGCAAAGCATTGGAAAATGGAGTGTTATTGAGAGAAGGAGTCCGTATAAACAAATTGATTATCCAAAAAGAAAAAGCGATTGGTGTAGAAACTAACATTGGAAGCTTGTATGCAGATAATATAATAATTGCCAACAATGTGTGGGCAACTGAAATATTAGAGAAACACAACATAAACCTACCTTTACGTTCAAAACAAATTGGCATCTGTTTTTTATCAAGAGTAGATTCCAAAGTTTCAACAAAATTATTAACTCATATTGACGATACTATTGGTACTTATTTTCGTCCGATTTCAGAGAAAGAAATATTAATTGGAATGTTTCATAATCAATGGGATGTAGATCCAAATAATAAAAATAGTGTTCCAACTTTAAAAAATATAGCTTATACACAAAATAAAATAAAGAAACGTCTACCTTTTTTAGAAAATTTCTTTCCTATAGGAGGGCGAGTAAGTTTTGATGGTTATACACCTGATAAGCACCCTATTATTGGGAAGTGTCCCCAGATTGAGAATGTATACTTAGCTGTAGGTTTTAGTGGAGGTGGTTTTAAAATTGCTCCTGCAGTTGGTGAGGCTGTTGCAAAGGAAATACTAACAAAAGAAAAACAACCAGAAATACAACCTTATCAATTGGAACGTTTTTTTGAGAGTAAACTAATAAAAGGAAAATATAGGTATGATTATATGTAA
- a CDS encoding SIS domain-containing protein — protein MQNIRQAHPYYMYEEICEQVRYLNNLNNCFIDNEQIIEIVNQIKYCRRVFITGCGTSYHVALTSEYISRMIFKDVNLIRSVPAFELIHHPWNISSEDVVIAVSHSGETTMVLKALENVRAVKAKTILITGFPESSAAQKADHVISNGYPFEKSLAHTISYTVSIGAILSLFYELSKYYGVKNISSNIKQEFEKISQLVEETILSIDKKVSILSRELQPANNWIFAGTGVGESLAREAALKFVETSYSPAIGIDIEQVLHGYLPMCNSNTVLTIISPPLRVINRINDLIRAAEKVNSKIVIFASQDFIETDKTRVIKLPYCEDLTSALVGIIPLQLMAYYVSVTNGYNPDLIRRDQSKYMEARRVYE, from the coding sequence ATGCAAAATATTCGACAAGCGCATCCTTATTATATGTACGAAGAAATTTGTGAACAGGTACGTTATTTGAACAATCTTAATAACTGTTTTATTGATAATGAGCAAATCATAGAAATAGTGAATCAAATAAAATATTGTAGGAGAGTATTTATTACAGGTTGTGGAACTTCGTATCACGTAGCCTTGACAAGTGAATATATTTCCAGAATGATTTTTAAAGATGTAAATCTGATTCGTTCTGTTCCTGCGTTTGAATTAATTCATCATCCATGGAATATAAGTTCAGAAGATGTGGTCATAGCGGTATCACATTCTGGTGAAACAACAATGGTTTTAAAAGCATTAGAAAATGTTCGGGCCGTAAAAGCAAAAACTATTTTAATTACAGGATTCCCAGAAAGCAGTGCTGCACAAAAGGCGGATCATGTAATAAGTAATGGATATCCTTTTGAAAAGTCGTTAGCTCATACAATTAGTTATACAGTAAGTATAGGGGCGATATTAAGTTTGTTTTATGAGTTATCTAAATACTATGGAGTAAAAAATATATCATCTAACATCAAACAGGAATTCGAAAAAATCTCTCAGTTGGTTGAGGAAACAATTTTGTCAATTGATAAAAAAGTTTCAATCTTATCGAGGGAACTACAGCCTGCTAACAATTGGATTTTTGCAGGAACTGGAGTAGGCGAATCTTTAGCAAGAGAGGCCGCATTAAAATTTGTAGAAACTAGCTATTCACCTGCAATTGGCATAGATATAGAACAAGTACTACATGGGTATTTACCTATGTGTAATTCAAATACCGTACTCACTATTATATCACCACCTTTACGTGTTATTAATAGAATTAATGATTTAATAAGAGCAGCAGAAAAGGTTAATAGTAAAATAGTAATTTTCGCTTCACAAGATTTTATAGAAACAGATAAAACTAGAGTAATAAAATTACCATATTGTGAAGATTTGACTAGTGCTTTGGTTGGAATAATTCCCCTTCAATTAATGGCTTATTATGTATCTGTTACAAATGGTTATAATCCTGATTTAATACGTCGAGATCAATCTAAATACATGGAAGCAAGGAGAGTCTATGAATAA
- a CDS encoding branched-chain amino acid ABC transporter substrate-binding protein: MVIDNNEPNFHKLLILPEQDKSLPSFRLGLSGNKGFHTYELCFGSLLAIHDWIKDNPSHKIELFWEDDSISGINDISAAERLVNKGVQAVIGHLSSTEALRAAPIYNVNDILYLAPASTELSLTEKEYNNVLRICGKDNYLAEKVVDFILNFNCTNKYVSIIWEDIIHGRSLSNQVEKYLSKKKGCTILKQKWDVQINFNDLNIKRSNIIFFAGIYQSALEFLRKLKEVDYRGIIILGDDCFIDEFAKELKNNNENLYVVSTGRNNNHSYYDTFSKNYKNISGTQVGAYSITSYVATSLLLSTLPILQRKGIKECINRMSSLLRTKSTLLGNIQLDDRGDLKNFPWDVYQIKSSEFISVTLKEGSF, from the coding sequence ATGGTAATTGATAATAATGAACCTAATTTTCATAAATTGTTAATTTTGCCAGAACAGGATAAAAGCCTACCGTCTTTCCGACTCGGATTAAGTGGAAATAAAGGTTTCCATACTTATGAATTATGTTTTGGTAGTCTCTTAGCTATACATGACTGGATAAAAGATAATCCATCACACAAGATAGAATTATTCTGGGAAGATGATAGTATTTCAGGGATTAATGATATCTCAGCAGCTGAGCGCTTAGTCAATAAGGGGGTACAAGCTGTAATTGGGCATCTAAGTAGTACAGAAGCTCTAAGAGCAGCACCTATATATAATGTAAATGATATTTTATATTTAGCGCCAGCTTCTACAGAACTTTCCCTAACAGAGAAAGAATACAATAATGTTCTACGGATTTGTGGAAAAGATAATTATTTAGCCGAAAAAGTTGTGGATTTTATTTTAAATTTTAATTGTACAAATAAGTATGTTTCAATAATATGGGAAGACATTATTCATGGGCGCTCTTTATCGAATCAAGTTGAGAAGTATTTATCCAAGAAAAAGGGGTGCACAATACTAAAGCAAAAATGGGATGTACAAATCAATTTTAATGATTTAAATATAAAAAGATCTAATATCATATTTTTTGCTGGTATCTATCAGAGTGCTCTAGAATTTCTAAGGAAACTAAAAGAGGTAGACTATAGAGGGATAATAATTTTGGGAGATGACTGTTTTATAGATGAATTTGCCAAAGAATTAAAAAATAATAATGAAAATTTATATGTAGTTTCAACAGGAAGAAATAATAATCATAGTTATTACGACACTTTTTCTAAGAATTATAAGAATATAAGTGGTACTCAAGTAGGAGCTTATTCCATAACTAGTTATGTAGCAACAAGTTTATTATTGAGTACATTACCAATTTTACAAAGAAAGGGAATAAAAGAATGTATTAATAGAATGAGTTCTTTATTGAGAACGAAATCTACTTTATTAGGTAATATTCAATTAGATGATAGAGGGGATCTGAAAAATTTCCCATGGGATGTTTATCAAATAAAATCATCTGAATTTATTTCTGTTACCTTAAAAGAAGGGAGTTTTTAA
- a CDS encoding cupin domain-containing protein: MPWFFAYGISTNPEQMVKDIGGYKNYKKAVLENYIYTFTGYHEDFRGGTSTIIPQQGGGVYGIAYQIETEQIDDLIKNGHGYILKENIAKIDNGSMPVYTLQLENHAPLAMPSKEYLEIVKNGLLKNYKEDFVDLYLGRALKRVQNEGLIDYQPVSKDSFTNEYNSQFRRLFPWHVTKQQPFGSAWAIVEPGEQTNPHHHDEEETFIVLSGKGIINVDGQEKIVGKGDIIYFEPFSTHTIKNIGDTSLEFLCIWWGALLEAR, encoded by the coding sequence ATGCCTTGGTTTTTTGCCTATGGTATTAGTACGAATCCTGAACAAATGGTTAAAGATATTGGTGGATATAAAAATTACAAAAAAGCTGTTTTAGAAAATTACATCTATACTTTTACAGGTTACCATGAGGATTTTAGAGGGGGAACATCTACAATTATCCCACAACAAGGTGGAGGAGTCTATGGTATAGCGTATCAAATAGAAACGGAACAAATAGATGATCTTATAAAAAATGGACATGGGTATATTTTAAAAGAAAATATAGCAAAAATAGATAATGGTTCTATGCCAGTCTATACACTACAACTTGAAAATCATGCCCCCCTTGCAATGCCATCTAAAGAATATCTAGAAATAGTTAAAAATGGATTGTTGAAAAATTATAAGGAAGACTTTGTTGATTTATATTTGGGCAGAGCACTAAAGCGTGTGCAGAATGAGGGATTAATTGACTACCAACCTGTGTCTAAGGATAGTTTTACAAACGAATATAATTCACAATTTCGCAGATTATTTCCATGGCATGTTACAAAACAACAACCTTTCGGTTCAGCTTGGGCAATAGTAGAACCAGGGGAGCAAACTAACCCACATCATCATGATGAAGAGGAAACCTTTATTGTTCTTAGCGGAAAAGGAATAATTAATGTTGATGGACAAGAAAAGATAGTCGGAAAAGGAGATATTATATATTTTGAGCCATTTTCAACTCATACAATAAAAAATATAGGTGACACGTCTTTAGAATTTTTATGTATTTGGTGGGGGGCATTACTAGAGGCACGATAA
- a CDS encoding methionine--tRNA ligase translates to MKTFIVTATPPTTNGDLHIGHLSGPYLAADVFSRFQKMKGNNVIYSTSGDDHQTYIATTAKRKGWTPEKLVEYYTKKVQDTLGAAFINLNIFSNSLNNQEHIKFVQSIFKKLYNKGVFVEKQKEIHFCNNCDQYLFESFIKGECPFCNEKASGNLCEACGRINDPIELINPVCGLCGETPTISSYKGMFFPLENYRDQLVEYYNSRVSWRPHLKELCNWIVSKPIPDYPVTYPTKWGIPVPIKGYTNQCINVWFEMYPGHIATTNKWLQLNDSNFSVENLCENNATLVQFLGYDNSFFNAVLHVATCFAIDEGYLLPEHIITNEFYLLEHAKFSTSREHAIWGSDLLKEVPADSLRYYVCRTNPEHTQTNFSLKDFNQIRKNELEDTWFNTISTFIEIIKETSMDLSLFNDFIDLKAKATVSWAKKSLESFYDINHFSLRQASQVLHEYLQICKDYLDTQVIPVKDINMKIYLQRLASLGYMIQALIYFAQPILPSFSMTLKEALGVDVSSNQNLNWENIEKIKFDNTNINVVKNWFCETKKVMQ, encoded by the coding sequence ATGAAAACTTTTATTGTAACCGCAACTCCCCCTACGACTAATGGGGATTTACACATTGGACATTTATCTGGACCATATTTAGCAGCAGATGTGTTTAGTAGATTTCAAAAAATGAAAGGAAATAATGTAATTTACTCAACGAGTGGAGATGATCATCAAACTTATATAGCAACAACAGCTAAAAGAAAAGGATGGACTCCCGAGAAATTAGTAGAATATTATACAAAAAAAGTGCAAGATACTTTAGGTGCCGCATTTATAAATCTCAACATTTTTTCCAATTCTTTAAACAATCAAGAGCATATTAAATTTGTCCAAAGTATTTTTAAGAAATTATACAATAAAGGAGTTTTTGTCGAAAAGCAAAAAGAAATACACTTTTGTAATAATTGCGATCAGTATTTATTTGAATCTTTTATAAAGGGTGAATGTCCATTTTGTAACGAAAAAGCTTCAGGAAACCTCTGTGAAGCCTGTGGTAGAATTAATGATCCAATTGAGCTTATTAATCCGGTTTGTGGTCTGTGTGGGGAAACACCAACAATTAGCAGTTACAAAGGGATGTTTTTTCCATTAGAAAATTACCGAGATCAGCTGGTGGAATATTATAATTCAAGAGTTAGTTGGAGGCCTCATCTCAAGGAATTATGCAATTGGATTGTTTCAAAACCTATTCCTGATTATCCTGTAACATATCCCACTAAATGGGGTATACCAGTACCAATTAAGGGATATACAAACCAGTGTATTAATGTTTGGTTTGAAATGTATCCAGGACATATAGCAACTACAAATAAATGGTTACAATTAAATGATAGTAATTTTTCAGTGGAGAACTTGTGTGAAAATAATGCAACACTTGTACAATTTCTTGGTTATGACAACAGTTTCTTTAATGCAGTTTTGCATGTAGCAACATGTTTTGCAATAGACGAAGGTTATTTATTACCTGAGCACATCATTACCAATGAGTTTTATTTATTAGAGCACGCAAAATTCTCTACAAGTAGAGAGCATGCAATATGGGGCAGTGATTTATTAAAAGAAGTACCGGCAGACTCTTTACGCTATTATGTTTGTCGTACAAATCCGGAACACACCCAAACAAACTTCTCATTAAAAGATTTCAATCAAATTAGAAAAAATGAATTGGAAGATACTTGGTTTAATACAATTAGTACCTTTATTGAAATTATAAAGGAAACTTCCATGGATTTAAGCCTATTTAATGATTTCATTGACCTCAAAGCAAAAGCAACTGTGAGTTGGGCAAAAAAATCTCTAGAATCTTTTTATGATATTAATCACTTTAGTCTGCGGCAGGCTAGCCAAGTATTACACGAATATTTACAAATATGTAAGGATTATTTAGACACCCAAGTAATTCCTGTAAAAGATATAAATATGAAAATTTATTTACAAAGATTAGCCTCTTTAGGGTATATGATTCAAGCATTAATTTATTTTGCCCAACCTATACTTCCAAGTTTTTCGATGACCCTTAAGGAAGCGCTAGGAGTAGATGTATCTTCCAATCAAAATCTTAATTGGGAAAATATCGAAAAAATAAAATTTGATAACACTAATATAAACGTCGTAAAAAATTGGTTCTGTGAAACAAAAAAAGTAATGCAATAA
- a CDS encoding APC family permease produces the protein MGNKSITLYQAIALYIAAILGSGVLFLSASTANIAGPASIISWIFIIILSFPLAYTFACLSRSYPDAGGAATFVRMAYGNHMGNLIGWFYFFCAAVGQIIVSLTGAFYVGIAFNLSNGMITCLALFILLMGSISNYFGVQTSGKLSLILSSLLIVLLLVTIYSSFDKFEYSNFKPFAPNGIISIGTAMTMCLWSFFGWEAICNLADKFVKPEKDIIKGTIISAGIIGILFILLSLITIGTKTYGNLESNLSPLALLMQDSIGIGAKYLTAILAFIICLGTVNAFIASITQLGFALSRDKAFPTYFSEINQRTQTPTRVVVFIFVFASIGVITISTLKISYVDLLFIPNSLGLMVYIFSSAAGIKLFKKGTLQKKAALISLILCLSLIPFFGIYFFVPLIVVILYFMYINYMRKLASINQNY, from the coding sequence ATGGGAAATAAATCAATTACACTGTATCAAGCAATTGCTCTGTATATCGCTGCAATTTTGGGTTCTGGGGTATTATTTTTATCAGCAAGTACTGCTAATATAGCTGGACCTGCATCAATCATTTCGTGGATATTTATAATTATTTTAAGCTTCCCTCTTGCATATACCTTTGCTTGCTTATCACGATCTTATCCTGATGCAGGTGGTGCAGCTACTTTTGTAAGAATGGCTTATGGAAATCATATGGGTAATTTAATAGGTTGGTTTTATTTCTTCTGTGCTGCAGTAGGACAAATCATAGTCTCTCTAACTGGTGCTTTTTATGTAGGAATCGCTTTTAACCTATCCAACGGTATGATTACTTGTTTAGCATTATTTATCTTATTAATGGGTTCAATTTCTAACTATTTTGGTGTACAAACAAGTGGTAAATTATCTTTGATTTTGAGCTCATTATTAATTGTTTTATTGCTAGTAACAATATACTCTTCTTTCGATAAGTTTGAGTATTCTAACTTTAAACCATTTGCACCTAATGGGATAATTTCAATTGGCACAGCTATGACAATGTGTTTATGGTCTTTCTTTGGCTGGGAAGCAATATGTAACCTTGCAGATAAGTTTGTAAAGCCAGAAAAAGATATTATTAAAGGGACGATTATTAGTGCAGGGATTATAGGCATATTGTTTATTTTATTAAGCCTAATCACTATTGGCACTAAGACATATGGTAACCTTGAAAGCAACCTCTCTCCCTTAGCACTATTAATGCAAGATTCAATAGGAATCGGTGCGAAATATTTAACTGCTATATTAGCTTTTATTATTTGCTTAGGTACCGTCAACGCATTTATTGCTAGCATAACACAACTAGGTTTTGCTTTAAGCCGTGATAAAGCATTTCCAACTTATTTTTCTGAAATAAATCAACGTACTCAAACCCCCACTCGTGTAGTAGTATTTATTTTCGTCTTTGCATCTATAGGTGTGATAACAATAAGTACATTAAAAATATCTTATGTGGATCTGTTATTTATCCCAAATTCATTAGGCTTAATGGTATATATTTTTTCATCAGCAGCTGGTATTAAACTTTTCAAAAAAGGTACACTACAAAAAAAAGCTGCTTTAATATCTTTAATTTTATGTCTTTCATTAATCCCTTTCTTTGGTATATACTTCTTTGTACCACTAATAGTAGTAATTCTTTATTTTATGTATATAAATTACATGCGAAAATTGGCTAGTATAAATCAAAATTATTAG
- a CDS encoding winged helix-turn-helix domain-containing protein, translating into MINNNALLTLDVNLQLDIQKETIIKNGLQLSLSRIQFKLLFYLVCNKKVPISSEELIQYAWGTNDYITKDELYVYICRLRKRIEDDFKNPKLLLSIRRVGYMYYPPQFVELNSKI; encoded by the coding sequence ATGATTAATAACAATGCACTTTTAACTCTTGATGTTAACTTACAATTAGATATTCAGAAAGAGACTATCATTAAGAACGGTTTACAATTATCTCTCTCAAGGATTCAATTTAAGTTGTTATTTTATTTGGTATGTAATAAGAAAGTTCCTATATCCAGTGAAGAATTAATACAATATGCTTGGGGCACAAATGATTATATTACTAAAGACGAATTGTATGTATATATATGTAGGCTCAGGAAAAGGATCGAAGATGATTTTAAAAATCCTAAATTACTTTTATCTATTCGCAGAGTTGGCTACATGTACTATCCGCCCCAGTTTGTAGAATTGAATAGCAAAATTTAA